The Acinetobacter sp. GSS19 genome includes a region encoding these proteins:
- a CDS encoding crotonase/enoyl-CoA hydratase family protein, translated as MALLRIEQHNGIATVYLNRPEKRNAMSFALLQELIQTAQQLKKDRHLRCVILTGESQVFSAGIDLSDLNHPKNRAYAAWELLKPGTSLFQKACLIWQELPVPVIAALEGFCFGAGMQLALAADLRIAHPHTQMSIMESRWGLVPDMGLTRSLQSLIGIDQAKELTFTGRTFNAEYAHSIGLVSHLDTAPLNRAYLLAEEIAQRSPDAIVAAKQVLNAMLLQPQRALRLEKIWQFKLLLGKNSRRARQKDRQSDLTFFPRQYS; from the coding sequence ATGGCATTATTAAGAATTGAACAGCACAACGGCATTGCGACGGTTTATCTGAACCGACCGGAAAAACGCAATGCTATGAGTTTCGCCCTGTTGCAGGAATTGATCCAGACCGCCCAACAATTAAAAAAAGACCGCCACTTACGCTGTGTCATCCTCACCGGTGAAAGCCAGGTTTTTAGCGCGGGGATCGACCTGAGCGATCTGAATCATCCGAAAAATCGTGCTTATGCCGCATGGGAATTATTAAAACCCGGCACTAGCCTCTTTCAAAAAGCCTGTCTGATCTGGCAGGAACTTCCCGTACCGGTGATCGCCGCCTTGGAAGGCTTCTGTTTTGGTGCAGGCATGCAGTTGGCGTTGGCTGCAGATTTACGGATTGCCCATCCCCACACCCAAATGTCGATCATGGAAAGCCGCTGGGGACTGGTGCCCGACATGGGATTGACGCGTTCGCTGCAAAGCCTGATCGGCATTGACCAGGCCAAAGAACTGACATTTACCGGACGTACATTTAACGCAGAATATGCTCACAGCATTGGCTTGGTCAGCCATCTGGACACAGCACCCTTAAACCGTGCCTATCTGCTGGCAGAAGAAATTGCCCAACGTTCGCCCGATGCAATTGTGGCGGCCAAGCAGGTATTGAATGCCATGCTGTTGCAACCACAACGTGCCCTACGCCTAGAAAAAATTTGGCAGTTCAAATTGTTGCTGGGAAAAAACAGCCGTCGAGCCAGACAAAAAGACCGTCAATCCGACCTGACATTTTTTCCACGCCAATATTCATAA